From one Triticum urartu cultivar G1812 chromosome 3, Tu2.1, whole genome shotgun sequence genomic stretch:
- the LOC125548613 gene encoding uncharacterized protein LOC125548613 translates to MAARAGKALALAMLISFLVVQGTTGKLTANCYCVFYNWCFNIGPKPRDHLICMEKSLKHCFKGCPRTATTPYVTPLADLVNPVTDERSMAVPAGGADHGEFNAAEEDAAP, encoded by the exons ATGGCGGCTCGCGCTGGGAAGGCCCTCGCCTTGGCCATGCTGATCTCCTTCCTTGTGGTCCAGGGGACAACGGGGAAACTGACGGCAAACTGCTACTGCGTGTTCTACAATTGGTGCTTTAACATTGGCCCTAAGCCACGCGACCACCTCATCTGCATGGAGAAAAGCCTCAAGCATTGTTTCAAGGGGTGCCCGCGTACTGCTACTACTCCTTACGTGACGCCACTGGCCGATCTTGTCAACCCCG TTACAGACGAGCGCAGCATGGCCGTTCCTGCCGGGGGTGCCGATCACGGCGAGTTCAACGCCGCTGAAGAGGATGCAGCTCCATGA